A genomic region of Tsukamurella pulmonis contains the following coding sequences:
- a CDS encoding aldo/keto reductase, with the protein MLPTRTLGDLRVSALGLGCMGMSHAYGTPDLDESRATLDAALDAGVTLFDTADMYGNGANEEFLGPFVRANRERIVLATKFGFVNDENQRPIGIDGRPERVAGCVDASLRRLGVDVIDLYYLHRVDPQVPVEETVGAMAEQVAAGKVRALGLSEARADDIRRAAAVHPIAALQSEFSIFTRDVEDGPLQAAREVGAGLVPFSPLGRGLLTADRKAVAAALDGNDFRNSIPRWQGENLEANLRLVDRIDAVAAELSSSGSTVTAAQVALAWVLAQGDDIVPIPGTTRRKHLADNLGAADVTLSGAQLAELTELSAVGSRLPQRTLQQR; encoded by the coding sequence ATGCTCCCCACCCGCACCCTCGGTGACCTGCGCGTCTCCGCCCTCGGCCTCGGCTGCATGGGCATGAGCCACGCCTACGGCACCCCCGACCTCGACGAGTCCCGCGCCACCCTGGACGCGGCGCTCGACGCCGGCGTCACGCTCTTCGACACCGCCGACATGTACGGCAACGGCGCCAACGAGGAGTTCCTCGGCCCGTTCGTGCGGGCGAATCGCGAGCGGATCGTGCTCGCCACCAAGTTCGGCTTCGTCAACGACGAGAACCAGCGGCCGATCGGCATCGACGGTCGTCCGGAGCGCGTCGCGGGTTGTGTCGACGCCTCGCTGCGCCGGCTCGGCGTGGACGTGATCGATCTGTACTACCTGCACCGCGTCGACCCGCAGGTCCCCGTCGAGGAGACCGTGGGCGCGATGGCGGAGCAGGTCGCGGCCGGGAAGGTGCGGGCGCTGGGCCTGTCGGAGGCGAGGGCCGACGACATCCGGCGGGCCGCCGCCGTGCACCCGATCGCGGCGCTGCAGTCCGAGTTCTCGATCTTCACCCGGGACGTCGAAGACGGTCCGCTGCAGGCCGCCCGCGAGGTCGGCGCCGGCCTGGTGCCCTTCAGCCCGCTCGGCCGGGGCCTGCTCACCGCCGACCGCAAGGCCGTGGCGGCGGCGTTGGACGGGAACGACTTCCGGAACTCGATCCCCCGCTGGCAGGGCGAGAACCTGGAGGCGAACCTGCGGCTCGTCGACCGGATCGACGCCGTCGCGGCCGAGCTCTCGTCGTCCGGTTCGACGGTGACCGCCGCCCAGGTCGCGCTCGCGTGGGTGCTGGCGCAGGGGGACGACATCGTCCCGATCCCCGGCACCACGCGCCGCAAGCACCTCGCGGACAACCTCGGCGCCGCGGACGTCACGCTCAGCGGGGCGCAGCTCGCCGAACTGACGGAGCTCTCCGCCGTCGGCAGTCGCCTGCCGCAGCGCACGCTGCAGCAGCGCTGA
- a CDS encoding MerR family transcriptional regulator, translated as MVAHTDELAAIVRSRGPLPNAAAILAGPAQEGPLTVAELAELVGITGHTLRYYERIGLVTVDRDGAGHRRYGPEAIARVIFLTRLRLSGMPIADITEYVHLVDGGEATVPARLALLTAHRARTVAQIEELQYSLAVIDYKIATYGGELGTCAGETADAFESHSQED; from the coding sequence GTGGTCGCACACACCGATGAACTCGCCGCCATCGTCCGCTCGCGCGGGCCGTTGCCCAACGCCGCCGCGATCCTCGCGGGGCCCGCACAGGAGGGACCGCTCACCGTCGCCGAACTGGCGGAGCTGGTGGGCATCACCGGCCACACGCTGCGCTACTACGAACGGATCGGACTCGTCACCGTCGACCGGGACGGCGCCGGGCACCGCCGGTACGGGCCCGAGGCGATCGCCCGCGTCATCTTCCTGACGCGGCTGCGCCTCTCGGGCATGCCGATCGCCGACATCACCGAGTACGTGCACCTCGTCGACGGCGGGGAGGCCACCGTGCCGGCCCGGCTCGCGCTGCTCACGGCGCACCGCGCGCGGACCGTCGCGCAGATCGAGGAACTGCAGTACTCGCTCGCGGTGATCGACTACAAGATCGCCACCTACGGCGGCGAGCTCGGCACCTGCGCCGGCGAGACCGCCGACGCCTTCGAATCCCACTCCCAGGAGGACTGA
- a CDS encoding DUF664 domain-containing protein: protein MPFMAPPAETERAGLRGFLTQQLDGLRHTAFGLTEEQIRLAPTRSTLSIGGLLKHVALTVDAWSARAEAAPEAFHDPRLDAMAEGDDFLLGADETLASLLAAHDAAAARVLAVADSADLDAVAPTRPAPWFPEGFTGWTVRWILLHVIEEVARHAGHADIIREQIDGATGHPLIAAAEGLGDLGYVRPWTPPA from the coding sequence ATGCCGTTCATGGCACCCCCGGCCGAGACGGAGCGCGCCGGCCTTCGCGGCTTCCTCACCCAGCAGCTCGACGGCCTGCGCCACACCGCCTTCGGCCTCACCGAGGAGCAGATCCGACTCGCACCCACCCGCAGCACGCTCAGCATCGGCGGGCTGCTCAAGCACGTCGCGCTCACCGTGGACGCCTGGTCCGCGCGTGCCGAGGCGGCACCGGAAGCGTTCCACGATCCGCGGCTCGACGCGATGGCCGAGGGCGACGACTTCCTGCTCGGCGCGGACGAGACGCTCGCGTCGCTGCTCGCCGCCCACGACGCCGCCGCGGCGCGCGTGCTCGCCGTCGCGGACTCGGCCGATCTCGACGCGGTGGCCCCCACGCGGCCGGCGCCGTGGTTCCCCGAAGGCTTCACGGGGTGGACGGTGCGCTGGATACTGCTGCACGTCATCGAGGAGGTCGCCCGCCACGCCGGCCACGCCGACATCATCCGCGAGCAGATCGACGGCGCCACCGGTCATCCGCTCATCGCCGCCGCGGAGGGACTGGGCGACCTGGGCTACGTCCGGCCCTGGACGCCGCCCGCGTGA
- a CDS encoding MFS transporter codes for MSATVDSPRTAPLRAGTPAYRRTTLALFVAGLTTFGSMYSTQAVLPELTRVFGAAPAVSALAVSVTTGLLALAIIPVSALSERFGRTRVMTVSAVAAVVLGLLIPLAPTLPVLLVLRALQGIALAGVPAVAMAYLAEEVDGRDLGGAMGRYIAGTTIGGLLGRVVTAVGLDVLPWRGAMELFAIAAAVLTVVMIRTLPPSRFHEPVPVSVRTTVRGMLGHLRRPELATLFVLAFLLMGGFVSVYNFLGFRLLAEPFALAPAVVGLVFLIYLAGTWSSGRAGRLADRIGRRRVLLGSVTTMGAGLLVTLPDSTPAVLAGMVVFTAGFFAAHSVASGWVGLLATEHRAEASSGYLFCYYAGSSVLGASGGAAFAALGWAGLVVAVSVAVVAAFALVVVVLPGSASAPAER; via the coding sequence ATGAGCGCCACCGTCGACAGCCCCCGGACCGCGCCGCTGCGCGCGGGGACGCCCGCGTACCGTCGCACCACCCTGGCCCTGTTCGTGGCGGGCCTGACCACCTTCGGCTCGATGTACTCGACGCAGGCGGTGCTCCCGGAGCTGACCCGCGTCTTCGGCGCGGCCCCCGCGGTCTCGGCGCTCGCGGTCTCGGTGACCACGGGCCTGCTCGCCCTCGCCATCATCCCCGTCAGCGCGCTCTCGGAGCGCTTCGGCCGGACCCGGGTGATGACGGTGTCCGCGGTCGCCGCCGTCGTCCTCGGCCTGCTCATCCCGCTCGCGCCCACGCTGCCCGTGCTGCTCGTCCTGCGCGCGCTGCAGGGGATCGCGCTGGCCGGCGTCCCCGCGGTGGCCATGGCCTACCTCGCGGAGGAGGTCGACGGGCGCGACCTCGGCGGAGCGATGGGCCGCTACATCGCGGGCACCACCATCGGCGGGCTGCTCGGCCGCGTGGTGACGGCCGTCGGCCTCGACGTGCTGCCGTGGCGCGGCGCCATGGAGCTGTTCGCGATCGCCGCGGCCGTGCTCACCGTCGTGATGATCCGCACCCTGCCCCCGTCGCGCTTCCACGAGCCCGTCCCGGTCTCGGTGCGAACCACGGTGCGCGGCATGCTCGGTCACCTGCGCCGGCCGGAGCTCGCGACGCTCTTCGTGCTCGCCTTCCTACTGATGGGCGGCTTCGTCAGCGTCTACAACTTCCTCGGCTTCCGGCTGCTCGCCGAGCCCTTCGCACTCGCGCCCGCCGTGGTGGGACTGGTCTTCCTCATCTACCTCGCGGGCACCTGGTCCTCGGGGCGGGCCGGCCGGCTCGCCGACCGGATCGGGCGACGGCGCGTGCTGCTCGGCTCCGTCACGACGATGGGCGCCGGCCTGCTCGTCACGCTGCCGGACTCGACCCCCGCCGTGCTCGCGGGCATGGTGGTCTTCACCGCGGGCTTCTTCGCGGCGCACAGCGTCGCCAGCGGGTGGGTCGGCCTGCTCGCGACCGAGCACCGCGCCGAGGCCTCCTCCGGGTACCTGTTCTGCTACTACGCCGGCTCGTCGGTGCTCGGGGCATCCGGCGGCGCCGCCTTCGCCGCGCTCGGGTGGGCCGGGCTGGTGGTCGCGGTCTCGGTCGCCGTCGTCGCGGCGTTCGCGCTGGTCGTGGTGGTGCTTCCCGGTTCGGCCAGCGCGCCGGCGGAGCGCTGA
- a CDS encoding methyltransferase domain-containing protein has product MTSSRWDPSQYLRFGDERTRPFLDLLARIPGGARTVVDLGCGPGNDVAPLRARWPEATIHGVDSSAEMIERARAEVADPRTSFEIGDAAAWRPAGERPDVIVSNAMYQWVDRHIDLLPAAADGAAHAFAFQVPGNQDAPSHALLWRLAAEHGVTDFRRIDVRAPAEYLAALLRPGWEVDVWESTYLHVLQGEDAVFEWISGTGARPVLARLHGAEREDFVTRYKAELNIAYPPQDFGTVLPFRRIFAVAVRR; this is encoded by the coding sequence ATGACTTCGTCCCGATGGGATCCATCCCAGTACCTCCGTTTCGGCGACGAGCGCACGCGACCGTTCCTCGATCTGCTCGCGCGCATCCCCGGCGGGGCCCGCACCGTCGTCGATCTGGGCTGCGGCCCGGGCAACGACGTCGCGCCCCTGCGCGCCCGCTGGCCGGAGGCGACGATCCACGGCGTCGACTCCAGCGCGGAGATGATCGAGCGCGCCCGCGCCGAGGTCGCCGACCCGCGCACGAGCTTCGAGATCGGCGACGCCGCCGCCTGGCGTCCCGCGGGCGAGCGGCCCGACGTGATCGTCTCCAACGCGATGTACCAGTGGGTCGACCGGCACATCGATCTGCTGCCCGCCGCCGCCGACGGTGCCGCCCACGCCTTCGCGTTCCAGGTGCCGGGCAATCAGGACGCCCCCTCGCACGCGCTGCTGTGGCGCCTGGCGGCGGAGCACGGCGTCACCGACTTCCGCCGCATCGACGTCCGCGCCCCGGCCGAATACCTTGCGGCGCTGCTGCGACCGGGGTGGGAGGTGGACGTCTGGGAGAGCACCTACCTGCACGTGCTGCAGGGCGAGGATGCGGTCTTCGAGTGGATCTCCGGCACCGGCGCCCGGCCCGTGCTCGCGCGGCTCCACGGTGCCGAGCGCGAGGACTTCGTCACCCGGTACAAGGCGGAGCTGAACATCGCCTATCCGCCACAGGATTTCGGGACGGTGCTCCCGTTCCGCCGCATCTTCGCCGTCGCGGTTCGACGGTGA
- a CDS encoding SRPBCC domain-containing protein, whose product MTPPDASRVLVALRVPATPERAFATFTDRIDDWWVHNGLFQFTRGRTGTMVFETGPSGRLVERYDDGTEFVIGTVHAWDPPHGFVIGWRQAGFTPDQDTELHVSFAAVQAEPPSTRVTVQHFGWDTIPPENAARHGFPLPVFSLRFAQWWRDQLAGLAGRAG is encoded by the coding sequence GTGACGCCGCCCGACGCCTCTCGTGTGCTGGTCGCGCTCCGCGTGCCCGCGACGCCGGAGCGGGCCTTCGCGACCTTCACCGACCGGATCGACGACTGGTGGGTGCACAACGGGCTGTTCCAATTCACCCGCGGCCGCACCGGCACGATGGTCTTCGAGACCGGGCCGTCCGGCCGGCTGGTGGAGCGGTACGACGACGGCACCGAGTTCGTGATCGGCACCGTGCACGCCTGGGACCCGCCGCACGGCTTCGTGATCGGCTGGCGCCAAGCCGGATTCACGCCGGACCAGGACACCGAGCTGCACGTGTCCTTCGCCGCGGTGCAGGCCGAACCGCCGTCCACCCGCGTGACGGTCCAGCACTTCGGCTGGGACACCATCCCGCCGGAGAACGCGGCGCGGCACGGCTTCCCGCTCCCCGTCTTCTCGCTCCGGTTCGCGCAGTGGTGGCGGGACCAGCTTGCGGGCCTCGCCGGTCGCGCCGGCTGA
- a CDS encoding VOC family protein, whose product MDDNNLAAAVIYRDAPTALEWLEKAFAFETTMAIDPPPDQPTMGHYEMDCGGGRIMVGSEWSDSARSPASVGGVNTQSLHIQLDGDIDAHCERARAAGATIVQEPEDQFYGDRTYRAADLDGHVWTFAQHLRDVSRSEAEAAIGTSIRAKNWS is encoded by the coding sequence ATGGATGACAACAACCTCGCAGCAGCAGTGATCTACCGTGACGCCCCGACCGCCCTGGAGTGGCTCGAGAAGGCGTTCGCGTTCGAGACGACGATGGCGATCGATCCGCCGCCGGACCAGCCGACGATGGGCCACTACGAGATGGACTGCGGCGGCGGTCGGATCATGGTCGGCTCGGAGTGGAGCGACTCCGCGAGGAGCCCCGCCAGCGTCGGCGGCGTGAACACCCAGTCGCTCCACATCCAACTCGACGGCGACATCGACGCGCATTGCGAACGGGCGCGCGCCGCCGGTGCGACGATCGTCCAGGAGCCGGAGGACCAGTTCTACGGCGACCGCACCTACCGGGCGGCCGACCTCGACGGCCACGTGTGGACCTTCGCGCAGCACCTCCGTGACGTCAGTCGATCCGAGGCGGAGGCCGCCATCGGTACGTCGATCCGGGCGAAGAACTGGTCGTGA
- a CDS encoding HNH endonuclease signature motif containing protein, whose product MSYSDDAFTLGRRVSTPLPPVFDGAVSGLSAAGAVARLRGLTVEQNRLEAERSAVLTRLYQLRDDARQVRAESSRRFVDDWDELVAEVGAALGTGRTAAGSAVHRGLDLRERCPRLFDLFATGAVSPTLVREVLRSSAAVLDERIVRAFDERITGWLTARSGQSLTVRAVADAAKSVLVGLDPAAARETPPSEPRERIEFHARADGLVDLEAVMPTDQALRLAAAVTPVAQSVCRADGRTLGQRQVAALVALAEGYETLGCRCGAESCELREARPRSGAASQEIAALAVIVLNETDLPGPAHLPDPAHKAGPAHKAEPAPDPAPAPDPASEPATAAHDVDRGGGGAVILTAEPGITGPVAVERARDMIARARTQWRVLGRRDPATGAVHVRGAGGYRPTWYQLLVMRLTYPTCVFPGCSTPADRCQADHVAEYDHDDPSQGGATTVAGRDAPGNLVPLCGFHHRIKTETGWISDVLPDGTVEWRHPAGGIHTVPPGASRALLPGLERIIWDAPDPGPAAPKNPDGLASAAKRRAKARRALRARNRLLRHERRDRRRADAEARARERERAAAEAAGETYDATAPLSPPPF is encoded by the coding sequence ATGAGCTACTCGGACGACGCATTCACTCTGGGCCGGCGGGTGTCCACGCCGCTGCCCCCGGTGTTCGACGGTGCGGTGTCCGGGTTGAGCGCGGCGGGCGCCGTGGCGCGCCTTCGGGGTCTGACGGTGGAGCAGAACCGGTTGGAGGCGGAGCGGTCGGCAGTGCTGACCAGGCTCTACCAGCTGCGGGACGACGCGCGGCAGGTGCGTGCGGAATCCTCCCGCCGCTTCGTCGACGACTGGGACGAGTTGGTCGCGGAGGTCGGTGCCGCGCTGGGCACCGGCCGCACGGCCGCGGGCTCGGCGGTGCATCGCGGGCTGGATCTACGGGAACGCTGCCCGCGTCTGTTCGATCTGTTCGCCACCGGTGCCGTCAGTCCGACGCTGGTGCGCGAGGTGCTGCGGTCGTCGGCGGCGGTTCTGGACGAGCGGATCGTGCGAGCCTTCGACGAGCGGATCACCGGCTGGCTCACGGCCCGCAGTGGGCAGTCGCTCACGGTGCGGGCAGTCGCGGACGCGGCGAAGTCGGTCCTCGTCGGGCTCGATCCCGCGGCCGCACGCGAGACGCCGCCGTCGGAGCCGCGTGAGCGGATCGAGTTCCACGCGCGCGCCGACGGTCTGGTCGATCTCGAGGCCGTAATGCCGACGGATCAGGCACTGCGCCTGGCAGCCGCCGTGACTCCGGTCGCCCAGTCGGTGTGCCGGGCCGACGGCCGCACGCTGGGGCAGCGGCAGGTCGCCGCACTCGTCGCTCTCGCCGAGGGCTACGAGACGCTCGGCTGTCGGTGCGGCGCGGAGTCGTGCGAGCTGCGGGAGGCCCGGCCCCGCAGCGGCGCAGCGTCGCAGGAGATCGCCGCCCTGGCGGTGATCGTCCTCAACGAAACCGACCTGCCCGGTCCCGCGCACCTCCCCGATCCCGCGCACAAGGCCGGGCCCGCGCACAAGGCCGAGCCCGCACCCGACCCCGCACCCGCACCCGACCCCGCATCCGAGCCCGCGACCGCGGCGCACGACGTGGATCGCGGCGGTGGCGGCGCGGTGATCCTCACGGCGGAGCCCGGGATCACCGGCCCGGTCGCCGTCGAGCGGGCGCGCGATATGATCGCCCGTGCCCGGACGCAGTGGCGGGTCCTCGGCCGCCGCGACCCCGCCACCGGTGCGGTCCATGTCCGCGGCGCCGGCGGGTACCGGCCCACCTGGTACCAACTGCTGGTCATGCGCCTGACCTACCCCACCTGCGTCTTCCCCGGCTGCAGCACGCCGGCGGATCGCTGCCAGGCCGACCACGTCGCCGAGTACGACCACGACGATCCCTCTCAGGGCGGGGCGACCACCGTGGCCGGCCGCGACGCACCCGGAAACCTGGTGCCCCTGTGCGGCTTCCATCACCGCATCAAGACGGAGACCGGCTGGATCTCCGACGTTCTCCCTGACGGCACCGTCGAGTGGCGGCACCCCGCCGGTGGAATCCACACCGTCCCGCCCGGCGCGTCCCGGGCGCTGCTGCCCGGACTCGAACGGATCATCTGGGACGCCCCCGACCCCGGCCCGGCGGCACCGAAGAACCCCGACGGCCTGGCGTCCGCCGCCAAGCGCCGTGCCAAGGCCCGTCGTGCCCTCCGCGCTCGGAACAGGCTGTTGCGCCACGAACGCCGCGACCGGCGGAGGGCGGACGCCGAGGCCCGGGCCCGGGAACGCGAACGCGCCGCCGCCGAAGCCGCGGGCGAAACCTACGACGCCACAGCGCCGCTGTCGCCCCCGCCCTTCTGA
- a CDS encoding LysR family transcriptional regulator: MTADGRPGSSASDDLVRFITLAETAHMTDAAAALRITQPTLSRTLARLEADLGAPLFDRRHGRLVLNASGEIYLDHARRAHAELEAARAQIADLRSPSQGTIRLSFLHSFGVALVPRLVSGFREREPRVSFALSQFAAGTVTERVLADEADLAIVSPRPATSAVAFGLLAVQRLALAVPAGHPLAGRASVHLSEAADADFITMHPEFGLRRILEERCAAAGFRPRIAFESSESFTVAGLVAAGLGVALLPVDQDPLWPPGMVLVPMSGPAPTREVGLIWRPDTALPRAVRAFRDYALAQAE, translated from the coding sequence ATGACCGCAGATGGCAGGCCCGGATCGAGCGCCTCGGACGATCTCGTGCGGTTCATCACGCTGGCCGAGACCGCCCACATGACCGACGCCGCGGCCGCGCTGCGGATCACCCAGCCCACGCTCTCGCGCACCCTCGCGCGCCTGGAGGCGGACCTCGGTGCGCCCCTGTTCGACCGCCGGCACGGGCGCCTGGTGCTCAACGCGAGCGGCGAGATCTACCTCGACCACGCGCGGCGCGCGCACGCCGAGTTGGAGGCCGCCCGCGCGCAGATCGCCGACCTGCGGAGCCCGTCGCAGGGCACCATCCGGCTGTCGTTCCTGCACTCCTTCGGGGTCGCGCTCGTGCCGCGACTGGTCTCCGGGTTCCGCGAGCGCGAGCCGCGGGTGAGCTTCGCGCTCTCGCAGTTCGCCGCCGGCACCGTGACCGAGCGGGTCCTCGCCGACGAGGCGGACCTCGCCATCGTCTCGCCGCGGCCGGCCACGAGCGCCGTCGCCTTCGGCCTGCTCGCCGTGCAACGGCTGGCCCTCGCGGTGCCCGCCGGGCATCCGCTGGCGGGCCGGGCGTCCGTGCACCTGTCGGAGGCCGCGGACGCGGACTTCATCACGATGCACCCCGAGTTCGGCCTGCGTCGCATCCTCGAGGAGCGCTGCGCCGCTGCGGGTTTCCGACCGCGGATCGCCTTCGAATCGTCCGAGTCGTTCACCGTCGCGGGCCTCGTGGCGGCGGGGCTCGGGGTCGCGCTGCTACCCGTCGACCAGGATCCGCTCTGGCCACCCGGAATGGTGCTGGTCCCCATGTCGGGGCCGGCGCCCACGCGGGAGGTGGGGCTCATCTGGCGCCCCGACACGGCGCTCCCCCGCGCGGTGCGCGCCTTCCGGGATTACGCGCTCGCGCAGGCGGAGTGA
- a CDS encoding ABC transporter ATP-binding protein: MTETATSAPHVLNIDHVDLIRTGRALLDDVSLTVRRGEHWVLLGANGAGKSTLLGLCGAVTHPTRSTVDVLGKRLGRVDMRELRTHIGHVNPRHRLDEPLTVRDVVITGVTNTPEFPPRWAPTEAQRSRAEALVETLGMSRHIESRWPTLSQGERGRALIARALMGDPALLLLDEPATGLDLAARERLLTTVDGARRAHPELASILVTHHLEEIPTTTTHAVLIRDGRITAAGAVDDVLTTEAISHAFDHPISITRQDGRWTARS, translated from the coding sequence GTGACCGAAACCGCGACGAGTGCGCCGCACGTGTTGAACATCGACCACGTGGACCTGATCCGCACCGGCCGTGCCCTCCTCGACGACGTCTCCCTCACCGTACGCCGAGGCGAGCACTGGGTACTCCTGGGCGCGAACGGCGCCGGCAAGTCCACGCTGCTGGGGCTGTGCGGCGCCGTCACCCACCCCACCCGCAGCACCGTCGACGTGCTGGGCAAGCGCCTCGGCCGGGTGGACATGCGCGAGCTGCGCACCCACATCGGGCACGTCAACCCGCGGCACCGCCTGGACGAGCCGCTGACGGTGCGCGACGTGGTGATCACGGGCGTGACCAACACGCCGGAGTTCCCGCCCCGCTGGGCGCCCACCGAGGCGCAGCGCTCCCGCGCGGAGGCGCTCGTCGAGACCCTCGGGATGTCGCGCCACATCGAATCGCGGTGGCCGACACTCTCGCAGGGCGAGCGCGGGCGCGCCCTCATCGCGCGCGCCCTGATGGGCGACCCCGCCCTGCTCCTGCTCGACGAGCCGGCGACGGGGCTCGATCTCGCCGCCCGCGAGCGCCTGCTGACCACGGTCGACGGTGCGCGGCGCGCCCACCCCGAGCTCGCCTCGATCCTCGTGACCCATCACCTCGAGGAGATCCCGACCACCACCACGCACGCTGTCCTCATCCGGGACGGGCGCATCACGGCGGCGGGGGCGGTCGACGACGTGCTCACCACCGAGGCGATCAGCCACGCCTTCGATCACCCGATCAGCATCACCCGGCAGGACGGCCGCTGGACGGCGCGGTCGTAG
- a CDS encoding ArsR/SmtB family transcription factor: MTAPQLDATLAALSDPVRRRVVELLADGPRRPGELAEETGASPSTLSKHLRVLRTSGLVTEEHPAHDARVRIYTLRSAPMAELRGWLEAAERGWAQQLTAFQDLLAEES, encoded by the coding sequence GTGACGGCGCCCCAGCTGGACGCGACCCTCGCCGCGCTGTCGGATCCGGTGCGGCGCCGCGTCGTCGAACTCCTCGCGGACGGGCCCCGCCGGCCGGGGGAACTCGCGGAGGAGACCGGGGCCAGCCCGTCGACGCTGAGCAAGCACCTGCGCGTGCTGCGCACGTCCGGGCTGGTGACCGAGGAGCACCCCGCGCACGATGCGCGCGTGCGGATCTACACGCTGCGCTCGGCGCCGATGGCCGAGCTGCGCGGCTGGCTCGAGGCCGCCGAACGCGGCTGGGCGCAGCAGCTCACGGCCTTCCAGGATCTGCTCGCGGAGGAATCGTGA
- a CDS encoding YbfB/YjiJ family MFS transporter, translated as MTTRQLGFGALAGLAAAMGLGRFVYTPILPLMQEQTGMSPSSTAIVATFNYLGYFLGALALAIWPRLARSTLLLRASLLALVASEVAMVLAVNVPLWSVVRLIAGLASAVVFVYCANAVAGTAAAGIAFCGVGVGIAASGLLVVGLGEVVGWRALWWVSALATALFGLFAWRLPPGAATAAPRSDGAAPPRPGIAGWALGTSYFLEGVGYIVLGTFLVAAVAAGGESWEGPAAWVIVGLAAAISPLLWARLRRFRSAESLLVIALLLQVVSAVLPALVRGPAAAAVSAVLFGGTFIGAVMLSMEAGARIGIPRSAAVLTAAYGIGQIVGPLVVAPMLGDGYDAAFLTAGGVLVAAAVLAAVARWTAPDRAAARA; from the coding sequence GTGACTACGCGGCAGCTCGGTTTCGGTGCACTGGCCGGGCTCGCGGCCGCGATGGGATTGGGGCGGTTCGTCTACACGCCGATCCTCCCGCTCATGCAGGAGCAGACCGGCATGTCGCCGAGCTCCACCGCGATCGTCGCCACGTTCAACTACCTCGGCTACTTCCTCGGCGCGCTGGCGCTCGCGATCTGGCCGCGCCTGGCCCGCAGCACGCTGTTGCTGCGGGCCTCGCTGCTCGCGCTGGTCGCCAGCGAGGTCGCGATGGTGCTCGCCGTGAACGTGCCGCTGTGGTCGGTGGTGCGCCTGATCGCGGGGCTCGCCAGCGCGGTGGTCTTCGTCTACTGCGCGAACGCGGTCGCGGGGACCGCCGCCGCCGGGATCGCCTTCTGCGGCGTCGGCGTCGGCATCGCCGCGTCGGGACTGCTCGTGGTCGGGCTGGGCGAGGTGGTGGGCTGGCGCGCCCTGTGGTGGGTGTCCGCCCTGGCGACGGCGCTGTTCGGCCTCTTCGCGTGGCGGCTCCCGCCCGGTGCCGCGACCGCCGCGCCGCGCTCCGACGGTGCCGCCCCGCCCCGGCCCGGCATCGCCGGCTGGGCGCTCGGGACCAGCTACTTCCTCGAGGGCGTCGGCTACATCGTGCTCGGCACGTTCCTGGTGGCCGCGGTCGCGGCGGGCGGCGAGTCCTGGGAGGGCCCGGCGGCGTGGGTGATCGTCGGCCTCGCCGCCGCGATCTCGCCGCTGCTCTGGGCGCGCCTGCGCCGGTTCCGCTCCGCCGAGAGCCTGCTGGTGATCGCGCTGCTGCTGCAGGTCGTCTCCGCGGTGCTGCCCGCCCTGGTCCGCGGACCCGCGGCCGCCGCCGTCTCGGCGGTGCTGTTCGGCGGCACCTTCATCGGCGCGGTGATGCTGTCGATGGAGGCGGGCGCGCGGATCGGCATCCCGCGGTCCGCCGCCGTGCTCACCGCGGCCTACGGCATCGGTCAGATCGTGGGCCCGCTGGTCGTCGCGCCGATGCTCGGGGACGGCTACGACGCCGCCTTCCTCACCGCGGGCGGCGTCCTGGTCGCCGCGGCCGTCCTGGCCGCAGTCGCGCGGTGGACCGCTCCCGATCGGGCGGCCGCGAGGGCTTGA